GTTCTGAGATCTTGGATGATTCTGAATCACTTTGTCCTGTGGCTCCAGTTTCTCCGGTCCTTAGTGCTTTACACCGAGCCGAACAGTCGAACCGTACAGCCTCCCAGAAACGTGGCGTCTACACGCAGAGGTCCTCTTCCTTGCCCTCTTCACTCCTTTCACCCTCCAAGATTGTATCATCTGTCAGGATCCAGTTTGGGCAAGGCCTGGCGTCCTGCACCCAGCCCAAGTACTCCTTTAAATATACCCCTGAGCCTGAGgacaagaaagaagaagaagaagaagaaggaggaggaggagaggagaaggaagaggaagaagtggaGGAAGAACCAACCAACTGCCTGTCAACTCTGATCATAAATCCTGCCTCCTCATCTAGCTCCAAAAAAAATTCACCAGCTGTCTTTCCACCAAAGCCCATACCTCGGTATCTGATGCGGCCATCCTATTCCCTACAGAGCACCAGCCCCCCTCCTGATTGGCAATCAGGAGTAAGTGCTGAATCTTGGAGCACCCAGAGTGTTCCAGATTTGTCCAATCGGCAGCAGCCTGCCCACTTCCAGCAAAACATGAATGCCAATCAAAACCAGCCAAGTTTGAATCCAGGGGAGAATCTGTTCAATTATTCTCACCCTTCAGCTCAATACCCTTATCCCAGCCCAAATCTTAGTCCAAGATTTAACTCCAGCCCACATCCCTTGATGTCGAACCCTACCTCTCCTCATCTACACGGTAGTCTTCCTAACCTCTACCATCACCACAGCCCTTCAGTGAACCACCGTTCTAGTCTAACCAGTCTCCACCAGCCTTCAACTTCCCCAGGCTCCCAGCATGACAGCATGGCCAACTTGCATCCCCTTTCAACTCCCACATCTCCTCACCACATCCCTCCGGGTCACTTGCATCCTGGACCTTCTGGAATGTATCACCAGGTCTATAACCATCAATACAGTCACCAGCCACCCTACCAGGTCCCTCCTCAAGTCTCACAGTTTGGCTCGCCCTACTTTAGTCATCAAGGTTACAACCCCTACCTGTCATTTCCCCACCACACCCATCTCACAGTGTCCCCAGAACACGGTGTGTATCCAGGGctggctcctcctcctcctggctTCCACATAGCCACGGGTTCGGCCCTTAGCCCAGGTCACAACCTCCATCCAGGGCTTCGCGATGCTAATGCTCCAGGTCCAGGACCCGGCCAGAGCCCATCTAGCACAGAGATGCAGCTAAGGAGAGTCCTGCACGAGATCCGAGGAACAGTTCAGAGTCTGGTCAGTCCTCCTCAGTCACACTCTCTTATCACCCTGTTAATTAAGGTTTAGTCTggggtttgttgtttttcttcttattcGGCGTTTCCCTTCTTATGTTGTTATCGCTGTTTTCCCCATCTAGAACCGAGCCGATACTCCAGACACGTTCAGTGAGCCCAGAGCAACTCTGCCTAATCACCAGGTACCGTCATCTCCTCTGATGCCTGCACAGCTTTCTCTATTTTGGCCACATAGGACATTTGTATGTTAAATCCAACAGTGTTTGTTCCTGGATATATAACCTTCAGtatttaaatgttgctttttgGTTACACTGAAAGCAGCaagtgttttttggtttttttactgGGTGACTATTTACATGTAAGAACCTTGTGAtccatatttacatattttccaCTGCATGACTGAAAACCTACACACTTAGTTTTCAGTGCTTGTTCTACCAGAAAGCGCTGGAGCAGACCGTTGTCACTATCAATAAATGTGTGATTCACTTTGCGTCCGTCTCTGGTTTCAGACTTTGGCGGAGTTTCAGCAGAAGAGGCGGAGCCTGAACTTGTTCCGCAGTCAGATGATGGATCTGGAGCTGGCAATCATCCGACAGCAGGCTCCGGTCTACAATCACCTGAGCCCTGCTGACAGGTGActcacaaaagcaaacagaaatGTGACTGTGCCGTGACACCACAATGCAAAGCAAACCTggagagtgtgtttgtgtgtgtttgtttgcaggCTGGAGTTGGAGCAGCTCCAGTCTCTGAGGTCAGCAGTCAGAGAGGAACTGCAGGAGCTCGAACAGCAGCTGGAAGACAGACTGATGGAGCTGACGCACCGCACGCAGCACAGAGTAAATGCACACCAGAGGATTTGTGCAGTATAAACCAGCTATTGTCATGCTTTTTGTGTTAAATTCTGGGAAAAAACCCTGAAACATAAAATCTGTAAAATGGCACAAATATATGTAGTTTATGTAGTAAAAGAAAAGTGTAATGGAAGATGAGTAAAGTACAGCCACACAACAAAGGACGTGGGGCTAAAAAGTTCTGACTGGTCCCCTCAGAGTCAGCTAGGCTGGTATAAATATATAGTTAAAAAGGAGGCCTTTCACATGCTGTAACTTGTTTTCACCAGCCACCTATCCCACATGATGATACAGCACTTCAAAGTTTACCACATTAAATGTCATTAAATCAGTGCAGTTTTGCTCCTGAAACTATGATATATTCCATGATACTGAAGCATAAACAtaatattttatatgtttttgctAAATAATCTTGTACAAAAACTATCAGCAGATTCTGAGAGAAAAAGGCAGGAGGCCTGTTATATTACTTTGTTGTAATACTGCCATTGTTCTTTTCCTCAGGGTCTTCATAGAGACTGCAGTGTTGAAAGTCTGTCCACCGCCTCTGCGTTGAGAGCCATGGAGCCggtcagcacacacacacacacacacacacacacacacacgtgcacgcaaTGTTTTTGTTACATAAAGCTATAAATACTAATGTCTTAACCTTTTCCTGCCCGTCTTTCCTATCTGTCCAGGTGTCAGACCTCCTCAGAGAGCAGCTCTTCCTGCAGTCAGAGATCGGCTCTGACCGCCACTCCTCCTACACAAACCCCTCCCCGAGGTCAGTCAGTCCAGTCAGAGAAGAtcaaggaggaggagatggcaaACAGAAGCAAGGAATGTATCGGGCATCAATTAATATAACCCCTGCCCCCCCTCCTCGACCCAACGTACACACTGAGGAAattgaggaggaggagagagccaGTGATGGAGCAGCAttagcagcaggaggaggaggtggcagAGGAGAAGCaccagaggtggaggaaggAGCAGCGGGGGAAGTCAGAGTGGATAGCCTGCAGCAGCTCATCAGAGAGGTAATGGTTTAAAGCAATTTATTTGATAGATCTAAGCCAAGGTTGAGGTCAGGAAATTCATTTACAGCTCAACTTTTTGGGATCGCACTCTGGAATTCCTGCCCGACATATCATAGCTCTCCTCTTTGTTAAGCGCGAGGACCAGCTGCCCAAACAGTGTTGTTGActcagtgttgctgcttctgTTATTATGTTTATAGAGgaaaaaacatttacaaataCAGTTACAGACGCTCGTAGGTCTCACTAAAGACTGTAATCGCACTCCCAGCTTAACAATgattaataatatttattaaacTCAATAATAAGTCAGTATCGAGGGGTGTGAATGGATACATGAATGCATTAGCAGGTGTGACGTGTGTGTGTTGTACAtgaaaaaccaaaccaaaatgacaacgacaacaaaacaaacaaagcagcacgTGGCTTGGAGGCGGAGTAGTCGCAAAGGCGGTTTAAATAGTCCTTTAACATTGAGCAGGCATTCTGGACTAAACACATGTCCTGTATCTCCACATCCTGTAACAAGAAATCCAGGAGTCAGGCTACAATAATAGaagtaaaattaaacaaaagtctTTCAGTTTACAGAGAAAAGCAGCAAATatccaaaacacattttttgtccATGGAACCAAAGACCATGGacaaaaaatgtgtgtttgtttcctttgtttctggCTACACAGTCAAGAGTTGAGCAACCATTGGCTAAATCCAGAATCTAAttaaaaatcctgctcctcacatacaaggtcttgagtAATCAGGCTCTATCTTATCTTACAGACCATATCACTGTATCACCCCAaaagagcacttcgctctcagactgcaggcttacttgtggttcctagtatatttaaaagtagaatgggaggcagagccttcagttttcaggccctgtgtggaaccagctctcagtttggattcaggagacagaaatACTCACTATTTTTAatattaggcttaaaacttccCTTTGAGCTGGATCGGGTGAAACTTCTTAGTTACACTGTATCTCTTAGATACACTGGGCGTTTCTCCTTCACTCACCTTGTAGGTTCCTATCTAGATCAGATACTATGACACCATCAGGTTCCTACCTACCGCCCATCAATACGCTAAAATCATAAATCTTTGCAGCACATATAAAACACCGTATAAAAACACTGAGTCATTTTCATTTGATTTCCAACAGCGTTATCATGGCAGATAATCTGCAGCACGGGGATGTGCTACAAAACAATAAATCAGAATTATCAAAATAGTTGCTGATTGCAGTGGGTGGAGTTTTATAAATCCTTTCTTTACACTGGCTCCACCAAGAGTTATTTCCTGAGTTTGGCTGCTCTTATCTTTCATTTCAtatttcttctcatttttaGAAGGAGATTCTTTTAAAATCGTCAGTTCTTTCCACACCTTATCGTATCCCCCTGTGCTCAGTGTTTCCAGAGATATAAAAGCTAGATaacaataaaatgtttaaaaatctgTGTTAAAATTGTACTCGGGTTTTCTGGTTATATGATGCGTCTTTCCATTAAAAGCTTAAATTAAAGGAGGATTCTCCACAACAATCTGAGGGAGCAGGTCAAGTTTATAAGCAATTTCACCTCTTTTATCTCTTGTTTTCCAGATTCGAGAGAGTGTGGCGCAAGAGGTGCGACGGGAGATCTACAGCGAGCTCTTGGCTGCCGTTTCACCACAGTCGTCACCACTACCCGCCAGGCAACCCCCCGTGTAGTCACAGCAACAGCAGAGCACCGCCCCTTTCAATCACAGCCTGAGAGACACCACTGTCTGTCTGTATCACTGTATAGCTGCGTAACACTGTGGAACACAATGTGTGTCTGGTACACTGTACGTCTCTAACACTGATGATGAAACGTCACCTGTATGTGAATAGCCCCGCCCCCACCTGGTTGCATCTACTGCAGTGGTCTGATGCTTCATGGCTATGCCACCCAGAGACACCAGCGACGTCCCTTCTTCCCTTTCTAAACTGTTGTGATCAAACAGCAGACACACCTAACTACAACCACTGCCACTTTTGCTAGTTATGCTAGTTATACTAGTATACTAGTTTGCTCACACCTGCCAGTATGACCACTACTAATCCCAGTTCTGTCAAATCTCCTCTGATCCCAGCAGGAAATCAGATGACACTAGCGGAAGACATGTTTGGATAATTGTATTTAAAGAAATCATAGAGCTGAACTGTGCAACTGCACATAATACTAATCAGAATTATCTTGTCCATGATCACCTTTAAAGAACAATGTAAGATTACTGAATGTAACCAACTGTGGCGTCAGTGTTCAAAACCTCAGCAGTTAAAGCTTTAGTTCAGCCCAGTCGGCCACAACATTAGAACCACCGCTCATCTCGGTGCAGCGAGGACGATGTGCCAAGTGCACTGCAAACACTGCCAGAATAAAACAGGCTGCACTCCACAGCCAAACGACAACAGCAGGAAAGGATTTGGTGTCAGTGTCCTGGTGCCAGATACCACAGAACATCCCGGAGTTCATGCCCCAGTGGGTCAGAGCTGTTTTAATTACAATGATGGGAACCTAAAGCAGTGTTAGGCAGATGGGTTTAATGAAGTGGCCGTTGGGTATATTTCCTctcttcctgctttatttttttttaaagctctacAATTTTCTAGAACATCTGAAATTTTTGCTTCTGTTCCACGATGagcattaatttaattaaattttgtgCTGATCACAGCAGtgaaaaatgaaatttaatAAATCTGAAAGTGAAACGGCACCTTGGTTACTCAGAATTCTCCCTGGACCTTTATTGGGAATATTTTATTagttgtttaaaaacaaaaaaagcagtgaaaactgtttctggGCATTATGTATCTGAGTATTTTTAAAGTTAACAATTTCAAAGAGCCATGTTATGCTCATAATATAGACTCAATTTTATTTTGGGGGATCTACTAGAATGTGTTTAcatattgtgtttgtttggttttttaacttaaaacacacacaaatttttatatattatagaTGACATAGTATTTAATCATTCTGCACATTCCTGCAGCTTCTCTTTGCACTGTCTAAATTGTTCCCAGCTACTCGTCCTCTGACAGCTGTCAGGGAGGCCAGTGTGTTAGACAGTAACAGAAGAACCATATGAGCAACAAACATGTGGACTTTCCAAGTTCACACATAAGCTATACAGCAGACCTAAAGGAAAGGTGGgcaaaaacaagaacaacaggGGCACTTGAAGCATTGTAGTCCCGGGCTGTTCGGCAGTATGTAAAATAATTCATGTTTGAAGAGCAGTTGCTTCTGACTTCAActctgtttcactttgtcacaTCGTGGAGctgccttcttttttttcttaatcagCTGGATGCTTTAAACATGAAGCAGCTGCTTCTAAGCCCCCTaaacaaacatttgaaaaacTTCTTTATGGCGTGAACGCCACAGGTGAAACTCTTTGGTCCTACACAATGTTGGGGTGGAGCCAGAAAGTGGATATTTACCCTCAAGGAGACTTCTTTCTATTATTGAATTAGGCAGAATTGAGccttaaaaataagaaaaatgccCTAATCATCCATTAAGCTGTACACTGTTAGAGACTGTAAAGGTCTGCATTCCTTAATCTTTAATAATAGTGCTGAACCTTTTCCACCTTAAAATGACTCATTCCATGCACATTTCACCTTAATTGCTTAAAAAGGGTTTTAAAGTAGACAAGAGTTTCTGATGCATCATCATCGCCTCCATTATCATCGTCATagtcctcctgctgctctaCTCAGATCACAGTAACTTTAATAATAACCCATTTTATGTTAGAGTACACTAAGTTTTGTTTATATGGATAACCTGTGGTTATCAGAAATTATCAGCATAACAACAGGTGCAAGATTTGTTAGCATGTCTATGATGCTGATAGACGTGCTGTCATGGCCtccagctttttttaaaaaaaaaaaaaacaaaccaaaaaaaaagcatttgaatTTGACAGATTTGGAGCTGCGAGAAAAGGTGTTTTGTTCTCTTTGGATGAGCCACATCAACACCTAGCCCCCTTTTTCCAGTCtttgtgctaagctaagctgTAAAATCAGGGAGTCTTTGTTTCGcgtgtttttgtttgggttttttttcttcatgtcgATCGTGCTTGAGCAGGTGATGAAGTCGGCGTGCAAAGTCATGAGATGCTGACATTGTAGATGACAGAGATTTCTGTAAGTTGTCATGGGGACCGTGATGATGATGTGGATGATGATGTACTGGCAAGTCAGAGAGAAGAGCTTAGCTAGATTTAGCTGCATTGGCACGTTAGTTTCACTTGTGCAATAATGTAAATGTGCTTTTTGATCATACGGAGCTCATCTGTGGATATCTTGTTGATAAACTGCCAACATTTCAGATGTGATCAGTGCAAACCGCATGTCTTAATACAGATAAACCTGAAACTTGCTGCTTTTATTCTGGGAAATTTGAATCTTCTGCTTGATCACAGAAGcattaaaaacctgttttctTTAGCATTAAAGCCTTTGTTTATGTGGTCGCTCTCAGCTTTCTGCATGTACCATTAGTTATTGATGaatacaaatgtaaatgtgGGAGCTGAATGTGTTTAAGGCATCCACGCCCTAAACAttaggttttattttgtttttaagtcatgTCGTTGGGTTTATGATCTTGTCGTGATTACTTTGAACTTCCACGCATACTTGCATTAGGACTGAAATTATGTCCTGAAAGCTGATCTTTGTGTGTATGGATGTACGTCCTTTGTCTTTGGAAACAATATATCTAAGGTCCAAGGTGCACTCCCTAGTCATGTGAAGCTTTCAGCAACATTTAGCATCAGCATTGTCATCGAGCACCTGGCTCAGGTGTTGTCATGTGGCATAAATATTTAGTCCAGTCCAAACTGGTATGAACGAGACTTTTGTCCTCTGATTCTCTTCAGACTTTGCTGAATTTGTGTTTGCGGAAAACTTTCTCTCCGTGCTCGCTGATCAGAAATCCTTCACACACTTctaatttcattttaatgtcgGACTGTGGGTGTCTACTCATTTCTGTTAATGTCTAATAATGATTATGTGTATTTTGTACTGATGTCTTAAATGGGATGCAAGGAGGGGACACTCTATAGAGATGAGAAAATaaagatgtatttattttcagtacAGAGGAGTGGTGTaccgtgtgtttgtgtgtggaccTCAGGATCCCATAAATGCTCGATATTTAGACAGACAAGCTCAAAATTTGCTAGACAAAGAcaatatttttgtaattttgccacCAGCACAGCAGATttgaaaacaaacaattaagatgtgattaaagtgtAGGAAATCAGCTTTACTTTGGGgattgtttttttaagatttgCATTAATTGTTTGGGAATTCCAGTTGGAACCAGGTCACTTGTGTTTACTGacgatgtgactgctgatagaagaaGCAGGATAAATTCTGAAGTGCACAGGGCTAAACGCtgtgctcagattcagccaaatgctaCAGACAGCACTTAAGTGTAAATGGATGATGACCCAAAACGTGCTGAAAAAAACAAGTTTCTCAGTGGAAAGAAATTAGATATTCCTTGATGCCCAAGTCAGTAACctgatctcaacccagcagAGTGTGCTATTtagttattaaatacaaaactaaatgcagaaagacacacaaataagaaacaaaTGGAGGAGACTGCAGTAAAGGCTGAGCAGAGCTTCTCAAAGGAAGAAACGCAGCATCTGGTGATATCTAGAGGatttacttaagtagaagtacagatagttttgtttaaaaaattttGTTAAAAAGTACTGTTTCAACTACTTTACTCAAGtaaaggaaaatcaataaaACCAGGCTGTGAAATGTAGTTTGAGTAGGAAAGTAAAAAGTAGGTCTTTGACAGACATTTGTGccagctatttttgtgcaaaacTAACCGAACATCATGCTATGTTAATATGACAATAATAAAGTAATATTATTTCAAGGcaacacaaacttttttttaactttaaataccCATTTATTGCATACTACATACTGTCTTCTTTCTGACATAAATTAGGTTTCTTTTCCTCCCTAACTGCTCTGTCACAAAATGAGGCTGCGATGgccgggaatcgaacccgggTCAACTGCTTGGAAGGCAGCTATGCTTACCACTATACCACCATCGCTATGAGCACATCTGGAATTGGGCTTCTGTTGAGTCGCCAGTTTATATGGGTGTATAAAAACAGCAGGAAGAAGTGAAGCATGACCAAAAGTTGGTTTTGTTAGAAACCACAAGATTGTACCATCTTCTCTCACATCCTACTAATCTTGCAGAGCTCCCTCACCACAGTAcaggcatgtttttttttttttttttgcctgaatGTGAGGGATTAattgggattcagcaggtggaggaACTTAAAGGTTGGTTATAGTGGCTCAGCTCAGAGGGAAAAAGAATCACTACTCACAATCATTTCTATTGTGAGCTTCGGGagattttctttgtgtacaAGCTGCGACCAGGCGTTTAGGCTCAAATCGCTTTGATGTCTTCAGGCCTGCAGTGCTGGGGAATTTAAACTTCCCTCAAATATGTTAAACATAAGGTAACAGGCCTGCTTTGAAAATGAAAGgagtaaaaagtacagatatCCATGTTAAAATTTAAGGAGTAAAAGTTATAAGttatcagaaaaataaaaa
This DNA window, taken from Oreochromis niloticus isolate F11D_XX linkage group LG16, O_niloticus_UMD_NMBU, whole genome shotgun sequence, encodes the following:
- the itprid2 gene encoding sperm-specific antigen 2 homolog isoform X3, which produces MESGPLAMEVSTGLDPTSRRQAWAKTRESVWQDSTSEHLFGPQEPQPSPSNGNTQGPTQQGPVPNNKIASWLNDCRTPLGASLDDQSASPSRGPLKNGCSFEDDLSLGAEANYLQCNNNKTKACFGLAADQKRSQYKEKGKSMNSTGSGKSSTVSSVSELLDLYEEDPEEILLNLGFGREEPDLSSKIPSRFFNSSSSARGIDIKVYLAAQLQRMELENPNYALTSRFRQIEVLTTVANEFIDLFSQVTGHSVQRISTTDQEVEGGEKRGGGKGGGDEQSSPLKKMNVINAAKILKRRLSSRNLLSSTSESTEAQTPNQQTLTNGHAAPADAPAGTEQDGSSTESHHQAEVVSPKHIRKKDNCPLATVTEETSGDGETGSLTDSRPEQHTTDPDLQSTNQRTGEGTQINEDEANPHRTSRSGADLPRTASEQSDSSGFAEEPSADLNSHLKVQVSSDSCDSETTVTSHPSQDVATPLAMDKPAFDLPDGREEEARPGGAAESDRSNSSREEHMDTETSEQIPQYTAHHLPRSRPAEVQQDETLGKENVERCDRSDPDPEPEPESAQSMPAAEQQAQPESKESQHDSEEGPEPTQNLTETEGDTDTSTEKTSSEILDDSESLCPVAPVSPVLSALHRAEQSNRTASQKRGVYTQRSSSLPSSLLSPSKIVSSVRIQFGQGLASCTQPKYSFKYTPEPEDKKEEEEEEGGGGEEKEEEEVEEEPTNCLSTLIINPASSSSSKKNSPAVFPPKPIPRYLMRPSYSLQSTSPPPDWQSGVSAESWSTQSVPDLSNRQQPAHFQQNMNANQNQPSLNPGENLFNYSHPSAQYPYPSPNLSPRFNSSPHPLMSNPTSPHLHGSLPNLYHHHSPSVNHRSSLTSLHQPSTSPGSQHDSMANLHPLSTPTSPHHIPPGHLHPGPSGMYHQVYNHQYSHQPPYQVPPQVSQFGSPYFSHQGYNPYLSFPHHTHLTVSPEHGVYPGLAPPPPGFHIATGSALSPGHNLHPGLRDANAPGPGPGQSPSSTEMQLRRVLHEIRGTVQSLNRADTPDTFSEPRATLPNHQTLAEFQQKRRSLNLFRSQMMDLELAIIRQQAPVYNHLSPADRLELEQLQSLRSAVREELQELEQQLEDRLMELTHRTQHRGLHRDCSVESLSTASALRAMEPVSDLLREQLFLQSEIGSDRHSSYTNPSPRSVSPVREDQGGGDGKQKQGMYRASINITPAPPPRPNVHTEEIEEEERASDGAALAAGGGGGRGEAPEVEEGAAGEVRVDSLQQLIREIRESVAQEVRREIYSELLAAVSPQSSPLPARQPPV
- the itprid2 gene encoding sperm-specific antigen 2 isoform X4, with the protein product MESGPLAMEVSTGLDPTSRRQAWAKTRESVWQDSTSEHLFGPQEPQPSPSNGNTQGPTQQGPVPNNKIASWLNDCRTPLGASLDDQSASPSRGPLKNGCSFEDDLSLGAEANYLQCNNNKTKACFGLAADQKRSQYKEKGKSMNSTGSGKSSTVSSVSELLDLYEEDPEEILLNLGFGREEPDLSSKIPSRFFNSSSSARGIDIKVYLAAQLQRMELENPNYALTSRFRQIEVLTTVANEFIDLFSQVTGHSVQRISTTDQESTEAQTPNQQTLTNGHAAPADAPAGTEQDGSSTESHHQAEVVSPKHIRKKDNCPLATVTEETSGDGETGSLTDSRPEQHTTDPDLQSTNQRTGEGTQVIKEVEKRNSTPEKAPHTLAPSRLAHLRTENADSFEIEEINEDEANPHRTSRSGADLPRTASEQSDSSGFAEEPSADLNSHLKVQVSSDSCDSETTVTSHPSQDVATPLAMDKPAFDLPDGREEEARPGGAAESDRSNSSREEHMDTETSEQIPQYTAHHLPRSRPAEVQQDETLGKENVERCDRSDPDPEPEPESAQSMPAAEQQAQPESKESQHDSEEGPEPTQNLTETEGDTDTSTEKTSSEILDDSESLCPVAPVSPVLSALHRAEQSNRTASQKRGVYTQRSSSLPSSLLSPSKIVSSVRIQFGQGLASCTQPKYSFKYTPEPEDKKEEEEEEGGGGEEKEEEEVEEEPTNCLSTLIINPASSSSSKKNSPAVFPPKPIPRYLMRPSYSLQSTSPPPDWQSGVSAESWSTQSVPDLSNRQQPAHFQQNMNANQNQPSLNPGENLFNYSHPSAQYPYPSPNLSPRFNSSPHPLMSNPTSPHLHGSLPNLYHHHSPSVNHRSSLTSLHQPSTSPGSQHDSMANLHPLSTPTSPHHIPPGHLHPGPSGMYHQVYNHQYSHQPPYQVPPQVSQFGSPYFSHQGYNPYLSFPHHTHLTVSPEHGVYPGLAPPPPGFHIATGSALSPGHNLHPGLRDANAPGPGPGQSPSSTEMQLRRVLHEIRGTVQSLNRADTPDTFSEPRATLPNHQTLAEFQQKRRSLNLFRSQMMDLELAIIRQQAPVYNHLSPADRLELEQLQSLRSAVREELQELEQQLEDRLMELTHRTQHRGLHRDCSVESLSTASALRAMEPVSDLLREQLFLQSEIGSDRHSSYTNPSPRSVSPVREDQGGGDGKQKQGMYRASINITPAPPPRPNVHTEEIEEEERASDGAALAAGGGGGRGEAPEVEEGAAGEVRVDSLQQLIREIRESVAQEVRREIYSELLAAVSPQSSPLPARQPPV
- the itprid2 gene encoding sperm-specific antigen 2 homolog isoform X2 codes for the protein MESGPLAMEVSTGLDPTSRRQAWAKTRESVWQDSTSEHLFGPQEPQPSPSNGNTQGPTQQGPVPNNKIASWLNDCRTPLGASLDDQSASPSRGPLKNGCSFEDDLSLGAEANYLQCNNNKTKACFGLAADQKRSQYKEKGKSMNSTGSGKSSTVSSVSELLDLYEEDPEEILLNLGFGREEPDLSSKIPSRFFNSSSSARGIDIKVYLAAQLQRMELENPNYALTSRFRQIEVLTTVANEFIDLFSQVTGHSVQRISTTDQVEGGEKRGGGKGGGDEQSSPLKKMNVINAAKILKRRLSSRNLLSSTSESTEAQTPNQQTLTNGHAAPADAPAGTEQDGSSTESHHQAEVVSPKHIRKKDNCPLATVTEETSGDGETGSLTDSRPEQHTTDPDLQSTNQRTGEGTQVIKEVEKRNSTPEKAPHTLAPSRLAHLRTENADSFEIEEINEDEANPHRTSRSGADLPRTASEQSDSSGFAEEPSADLNSHLKVQVSSDSCDSETTVTSHPSQDVATPLAMDKPAFDLPDGREEEARPGGAAESDRSNSSREEHMDTETSEQIPQYTAHHLPRSRPAEVQQDETLGKENVERCDRSDPDPEPEPESAQSMPAAEQQAQPESKESQHDSEEGPEPTQNLTETEGDTDTSTEKTSSEILDDSESLCPVAPVSPVLSALHRAEQSNRTASQKRGVYTQRSSSLPSSLLSPSKIVSSVRIQFGQGLASCTQPKYSFKYTPEPEDKKEEEEEEGGGGEEKEEEEVEEEPTNCLSTLIINPASSSSSKKNSPAVFPPKPIPRYLMRPSYSLQSTSPPPDWQSGVSAESWSTQSVPDLSNRQQPAHFQQNMNANQNQPSLNPGENLFNYSHPSAQYPYPSPNLSPRFNSSPHPLMSNPTSPHLHGSLPNLYHHHSPSVNHRSSLTSLHQPSTSPGSQHDSMANLHPLSTPTSPHHIPPGHLHPGPSGMYHQVYNHQYSHQPPYQVPPQVSQFGSPYFSHQGYNPYLSFPHHTHLTVSPEHGVYPGLAPPPPGFHIATGSALSPGHNLHPGLRDANAPGPGPGQSPSSTEMQLRRVLHEIRGTVQSLNRADTPDTFSEPRATLPNHQTLAEFQQKRRSLNLFRSQMMDLELAIIRQQAPVYNHLSPADRLELEQLQSLRSAVREELQELEQQLEDRLMELTHRTQHRGLHRDCSVESLSTASALRAMEPVSDLLREQLFLQSEIGSDRHSSYTNPSPRSVSPVREDQGGGDGKQKQGMYRASINITPAPPPRPNVHTEEIEEEERASDGAALAAGGGGGRGEAPEVEEGAAGEVRVDSLQQLIREIRESVAQEVRREIYSELLAAVSPQSSPLPARQPPV
- the itprid2 gene encoding sperm-specific antigen 2 homolog isoform X1, with product MESGPLAMEVSTGLDPTSRRQAWAKTRESVWQDSTSEHLFGPQEPQPSPSNGNTQGPTQQGPVPNNKIASWLNDCRTPLGASLDDQSASPSRGPLKNGCSFEDDLSLGAEANYLQCNNNKTKACFGLAADQKRSQYKEKGKSMNSTGSGKSSTVSSVSELLDLYEEDPEEILLNLGFGREEPDLSSKIPSRFFNSSSSARGIDIKVYLAAQLQRMELENPNYALTSRFRQIEVLTTVANEFIDLFSQVTGHSVQRISTTDQEVEGGEKRGGGKGGGDEQSSPLKKMNVINAAKILKRRLSSRNLLSSTSESTEAQTPNQQTLTNGHAAPADAPAGTEQDGSSTESHHQAEVVSPKHIRKKDNCPLATVTEETSGDGETGSLTDSRPEQHTTDPDLQSTNQRTGEGTQVIKEVEKRNSTPEKAPHTLAPSRLAHLRTENADSFEIEEINEDEANPHRTSRSGADLPRTASEQSDSSGFAEEPSADLNSHLKVQVSSDSCDSETTVTSHPSQDVATPLAMDKPAFDLPDGREEEARPGGAAESDRSNSSREEHMDTETSEQIPQYTAHHLPRSRPAEVQQDETLGKENVERCDRSDPDPEPEPESAQSMPAAEQQAQPESKESQHDSEEGPEPTQNLTETEGDTDTSTEKTSSEILDDSESLCPVAPVSPVLSALHRAEQSNRTASQKRGVYTQRSSSLPSSLLSPSKIVSSVRIQFGQGLASCTQPKYSFKYTPEPEDKKEEEEEEGGGGEEKEEEEVEEEPTNCLSTLIINPASSSSSKKNSPAVFPPKPIPRYLMRPSYSLQSTSPPPDWQSGVSAESWSTQSVPDLSNRQQPAHFQQNMNANQNQPSLNPGENLFNYSHPSAQYPYPSPNLSPRFNSSPHPLMSNPTSPHLHGSLPNLYHHHSPSVNHRSSLTSLHQPSTSPGSQHDSMANLHPLSTPTSPHHIPPGHLHPGPSGMYHQVYNHQYSHQPPYQVPPQVSQFGSPYFSHQGYNPYLSFPHHTHLTVSPEHGVYPGLAPPPPGFHIATGSALSPGHNLHPGLRDANAPGPGPGQSPSSTEMQLRRVLHEIRGTVQSLNRADTPDTFSEPRATLPNHQTLAEFQQKRRSLNLFRSQMMDLELAIIRQQAPVYNHLSPADRLELEQLQSLRSAVREELQELEQQLEDRLMELTHRTQHRGLHRDCSVESLSTASALRAMEPVSDLLREQLFLQSEIGSDRHSSYTNPSPRSVSPVREDQGGGDGKQKQGMYRASINITPAPPPRPNVHTEEIEEEERASDGAALAAGGGGGRGEAPEVEEGAAGEVRVDSLQQLIREIRESVAQEVRREIYSELLAAVSPQSSPLPARQPPV